One stretch of Pieris brassicae chromosome 8, ilPieBrab1.1, whole genome shotgun sequence DNA includes these proteins:
- the LOC123713435 gene encoding organic cation transporter protein-like — protein MTATGVESVDKGDVYKQLDQFGKFQVIQYILICIPLMMVSMIHVNYIFVAEDVEHRCRVPECEDANPSVEIPKWWPQNVDAKCYRPVLDMQRYSRSNQTCSNNTFLEVLEECHDWVFDNNNSVVAALNIGCESWKSTLVGCIHNAGMIVSMLITGLIADKVGRKPTIIFCSIGGIVGLFKIFITNYYAYITVEFLESILASGLYTVAVVLLIEVGGESKRVSAGVIFSYAVYVGEVCFAFIAMGLKYWKLLIIVVYSPLILFILYAFILRESTRWQMLRGKMDEAKETLIMITQMNKLEVTEHEINETSNEDLRFQFNVVVQKEKERMRDILASREIMTRLLVTSFCFFASSFIYYGMAVHAVLLPGNKYTNFVLSSLSSFPGDLIALYTFKRFGRKVSLQCGYIASAVFLLAQTFSPDSIMWLKVALFLCGKMGVVICFTGIYTYTLELFPTSVRGTLMGCGNTAARFGSMLAPLTPLLSSEFAALPSILFASVSVVAALTLTFTPETKTLPMFDTIAQIESQKTKIMTHL, from the exons ATGACTGCGACCGGAGTAGAAAGTGTGGACAAGGGGGATGTTTATAAACAGTTAGACCAATTTGGCAAGTTTCAAGtgattcaatatattttaatatgtataccATTAATGATGGTATCAATGATCCACGTGAATTACATTTTCGTGGCTGAAGATGTTGAACACAG GTGTCGAGTTCCAGAATGTGAAGATGCTAATCCGTCAGTGGAAATACCAAAATGGTGGCCCCAAAATGTCGATGCCAAATGTTATCGACCAGTTCTAGACATGCAGCGATACAGCAGATCCAATCAAACGTGTTCAAATAACACGTTCCTTGAAGTATTGGAAGAATGCCACGATTGGGTTTTTGATAATAACAATTCGGTTGTCGCTGCG TTGAACATCGGCTGTGAATCATGGAAATCGACTCTAGTAGGCTGCATCCACAACGCCGGAATGATTGTTTCTATGTTGATAACTGGATTGATAGCTGACAA GGTTGGAAGGAAACCGACTATAATCTTTTGCTCAATTGGTGGAATCGTTGGACTGTTCAAGATATTTATTACCAACTATTACGCATACATAACAGTTGAATTTTTGGAATCAATTCTCGCTTCGGGGTTATATACAGTTGCTGTTGTTCTAT TAATAGAAGTTGGTGGAGAAAGCAAAAGAGTGTCAGCCGGTGTGATTTTCTCATACGCAGTTTACGTAGGAGAAGTTTGCTTTGCATTTATCGCAATGGGACTAAAATACTGGAAACTGCTCATTATAGTCGTTTACTCTCCATTAATACTCTTCATCCTCTACGCATTTATACTAAGAGAGAGTACAAGATGGCAGATGTTAAGAGGAAAAATGGACGAAGCGaaagaaacattaataatgataacacAGATGAACAAACTAGAAGTAACAGAGCatgaaattaatgaaacaagCAATGAAGACTTGCGGTTCCAATTCAACGTCGTGGTACAAAAGGAGAAAGAAAGAATGAGAGACATATTAGCGTCCAGAGAAATAATGACACGTTTATTAGTGACGTCATTCTGTTTTTTCGCTTctagtttcatttattatgGAATGGCAGTCCACGCTGTTCTGTTACcaggaaataaatacacaaactTTGTTCTTTCATCACTCTCGTCGTTCCCTGGTGATTTAATAGCGCtgtatacatttaaaagaTTTGGAAGGAAGGTGTCTTTGCAATGTGGATATATAGCATCAGCGGTGTTCCTTTTAGCACAAACCTTTTCACCTGATT CGATTATGTGGCTCAAGGTAGCGCTTTTCCTGTGTGGAAAAATGGGCGTAGTTATATGTTTCACCGGAATCTATACATATACTTTGGAATTATTCCCTACAAGTGTGAGAGGGACTCTAATGGGCTGTGGAAACACTGCCGCCAGATTTGGAAGTATGCTGGCTCCTTTAACACCACTTCTG tCGTCAGAATTTGCGGCGCTACCATCAATTCTCTTTGCTTCGGTGTCTGTAGTTGCCGCATTGACGCTAACGTTTACACCTGAGACCAAAACGTTACCCATGTTCGACACAATAGCCCAGATTGAAAGTCAAAAAACTAAGATTATGACTCATTTATAA
- the LOC123713540 gene encoding histone-lysine N-trimethyltransferase SMYD5: MTGYEVRHSNAKKGKGLYATKQYNIGDVILEEDPLVSCQFTWNAAYRYLACDHCMRPLETPEQNVRRLAVKPDIALPHSDGFEAPLMDVTSCNACGVLYCSDRCRVNASVSYHRSLCYDQSDASHPIHILLEAWKQLHYPPETTSIMLLVRILAYIKQHPDPAMAASNIKQFCHRTINEDAELMHKLLGDQFKDQLNTLRDLTANVISGDYVEEFLSPEGFCTLMALVGTNGQGIGTSPLAQWVHYVSELAMSDDERQQMDLFIDRLYKDVENEAGQFLNNEGSGLYQLQSASNHSCTPNAESTFPYGNHRIQLKALKTIVPGEEICISYLDECSLQRSRHSRQKELAENYLFLCGCEKCLSESNQPDVTSEEEMSEEEIDSDD, from the exons ATGACTGGCTACGAGGTTCGACATTCAAATGCTAAAAAG gGAAAGGGTTTATATGCAACTAAACAGTACAATATTGGAGATGTAATATTAGAAGAGGATCCTTTGGTGTCATGTCAATTTACATGGAACGCTGCGTACCGGTATCTGGCTTGTGATCATTGTATGAG GCCTCTTGAGACACCAGAACAAAATGTTAGAAGACTAGCTGTAAAACCAGACATAGCATTACCACATTCAGATGGTTTCGAAGCACCCTTAATGGATGTAACGAGTTGTAATGCCTGTGGTGTGCTGTACTGTTCCGATAGATGTAGGGTAAATGCTAGCGTCAGTTACCATAGATCATTGTGCTATGATCAATCTGATGCTAGTCACCCTATACATATCCTGCTAGAAGCTTGGAA aCAACTACATTACCCACCTGAAACAACAAGTATCATGCTATTGGTCAGAATATTAGCATACATTAAACAACATCCAGATCCTGCAATGGCTGCTTCCAACATCAAACAGTTTTGCCATAGAACCATTAATGAAGATGCTGAATTGATGCACAAATTGCTTGGAGATCAGTTTAAAGATCAGCTTAATACTTTAAGAGATTTGACAGCAAATGTAATTAGTGGAGATTATGTTGAGGag TTTCTATCACCTGAAGGTTTTTGTACCCTTATGGCTCTGGTTGGTACAAATGGCCAGGGAATAGGTACAAGCCCTCTTGCACAGTGGGTACACTATGTATCCGAGTTGGCTATGTCTGATGATGAGCGGCAACAAATGGATCTATTTATTGACAGGTTATATAAGGATGTTGAAAAtg AAGCTGGACAGTTTCTCAACAATGAGGGTTCCGGCCTTTATCAGCTGCAAAGTGCAAGTAACCATAGCTGTACGCCTAACGCTGAGTCTACTTTTCCTTATGGAAATCATCGGATACAATTAAAAGCACTGAAAACAATTGTGCCCGGAGAAGAGATTTGTATCAGCTATTTAGATGAATGCTCCTTACAACGCTCGAGGCATTCCAGacaaaag gaGTTAGCCGAGAACTATCTATTCCTATGTGGTTGTGAGAAGTGCTTATCTGAGAGCAATCAGCCGGACGTTACAAGTGAAGAGGAGATGAGTGAAGAAGAGATTGACTCGGATGACTGA